In Musa acuminata AAA Group cultivar baxijiao chromosome BXJ2-3, Cavendish_Baxijiao_AAA, whole genome shotgun sequence, the following proteins share a genomic window:
- the LOC135606532 gene encoding cell division topological specificity factor homolog, chloroplastic-like, with the protein MAISGNLKVFVGACTPHPNYRPLNSILPSSKVHFGHLLNGASDLKIAQKWLHMESLATNTANHSQVCLGIGRNNLSPTINQDADGILLNVVNMSFFDRLGLAWKLLFPTTKARRNTNARIAKQRLKMILFSDRCSISDEAKEKIVGNIIEALSKFVEIDSQDKVQLNMSTDTDLGTVYSVTVPVQRVLPEHQDSEEDYRGKISSTEYKDTGETSGTVDVTFDFFLPDEN; encoded by the exons ATGGCGATCTCCGGGAATCTCAAGGTGTTCGTCGGGGCCTGCACTCCGCATCCCAATTACCGCCCTCTCAACTCCATTCTTCCTTCCTCTAAG GTACACTTTGGTCATCTCCTTAATGGAGCTAGTGATCTCAAAATTGCACAGAAATGGCTGCATATGGAATCATTAGCTACTAATACAGCAAACCACAGCCAAGTTTGCCTTGGGATTGGAAGAAATAATTTGTCGCCAACGATAAACCAAGATGCTGACGGTATCCTTTTAAATGTTGTCAATATGAGCTTCTTTGATCGTCttggtttggcatggaaattaTTATTTCCCACAACGAAAGCAAGAAGGAATACAAATGCAAGAATCGCAAAGCAGAGGCTTAAAATGATATTATTCTCTGATAGATGTTCAATCAGTGATGAAGCGAAGGAAAAGATTGTGGGCAATATAATCGAAGCCTTATCCAAATTTGTGGAGATTGACTCACAGGACAAAGTTCAACTTAATATGTCCACTGACACAGACCTTGGTACTGTTTATTCGGTAACCGTTCCCGTCCAGCGTGTGCTGCCGGAGCACCAAGATTCTGAAGAAGATTACAGAGGGAAAATATCAAGCACCGAGTATAAAGACACTGGAGAAACATCAGGCACCGTTGATGTCACGTTTGATTTCTTCCTACCAGATGAGAACTAA
- the LOC135607862 gene encoding probable LRR receptor-like serine/threonine-protein kinase At1g74360 yields the protein MSKEEVRFLPCFFLGIYLILITGHAISAATDREVLLQLKGSLEANNPIRRGAYARWNASDSSPCNWPGITCNDADRVTGINLAESNINGEIFPNFHLLTELTRLDLSSNTIGGSVPADLNKCSALEHLNLSGNVISGELNLAGLTNLVMLDLTNNRFNGSIRSNFPAICANLVSLNISNNIFSGDITGCFDRCPKLEYLDLSSNQFNGYIWQGQNLRELLVSENLLNGELSSSTFTSNCALEILDLSMNNFSGTFPGSIANCSKLTSLDLRDNAFDGEVPSGIGSLSELNSLRLGNNAFDRTIPEELLNCSKLVFLDFSNNDFGGDIPEIFGRFVTLDHLILYGNQYTGGIESSGILKLPDLTTLNLSKNRFSGNLPVEITTMPKIKILILADNGFSGSIPPEVDGMARLQLLDLSYNNLTGSIPLAIGNLTSLLWLTLAGNNLTGNIPPEIGNCSSLLWLNLANNRLSGRIPPEISAIGRDPNPTFEANRREIRHVTPISGDCLTMNRWLPASYPPFNFVYTLLTKWTCRTTWNRLLQGYAVFPICSNSLSRVLTRGISGYLQLSGNRFSGGIPPEIGRMRNFSMIQLDGNRLSGRLPQEIGQLPLVILNVSSNRLSGEIPHEIGGLRCLMILDLSQNNFSGELPSSLNGLFELNKFNVSYNPWLSGMVPMTGQIATFDRDSFLGDPLINFSSWSNGGASFGSPPPPPPPLARNSSAASGGGRWKSVLLGVFIALTLAFVGTLTRTAVRCWRRRELLARAEEEGRRRGTRRRC from the exons ATGTCGAAAGAGGAAGTGAGATTCCTTCCTTGTTTCTTCCTCGGCATCTACTTGATTCTTATCACAG GTCACGCAATCTCTGCCGCGACAGACAGAGAAGTCCTGCTCCAGCTGAAGGGCTCCCTTGAAGCCAACAATCCGATACGCCGAGGGGCCTATGCTCGGTGGAACGCGTCCGATTCTTCCCCTTGTAATTGGCCCGGCATCACCTGCAACGATGCCGACCGCGTCACCGGCATCAACCTCGCAGAATCCAACATAAACGGAGAAATCTTCCCCAACTTTCACCTCCTTACTGAACTCACCCGGCTCGACCTTTCATCGAACACCATCGGGGGATCCGTCCCTGCCGACCTCAACAAGTGCAGCGCCCTCGAGCATCTGAACCTCTCCGGCAACGTCATCAGCGGAGAGCTGAACTTGGCGGGCCTAACCAATCTGGTGATGCTCGACCTCACAAACAACCGCTTCAATGGCAGTATCCGCTCCAACTTCCCTGCAATATGTGCCAATCTCGTTAGCCTCAACATCTCGAACAACATCTTCTCCGGCGACATCACGGGGTGCTTCGATCGGTGCCCGAAACTCGAGTATCTCGATCTGAGCTCCAACCAATTCAATGGATATATATGGCAAGGCCAAAACCTCCGAGAACTCTTGGTCTCCGAGAACCTCCTTAATGGAGAACTTTCGTCGAGCACATTCACGTCCAATTGCGCCCTCGAAATCTTAGACCTGTCGATGAACAACTTCTCTGGGACGTTCCCCGGCTCGATCGCCAATTGCTCGAAGCTGACAAGCCTGGACCTGCGGGACAATGCATTCGATGGAGAAGTTCCGTCGGGCATTGGCTCCCTCTCGGAGCTCAACTCGCTCAGACTGGGGAATAATGCGTTCGACCGAACCATCCCAGAGGAGCTGCTGAATTGCTCCAAGTTGGTGTTTCTTGATTTCAGTAATAACGATTTCGGCGGTGACATCCCCGAAATCTTCGGCCGGTTCGTGACACTGGATCACCTGATTCTTTATGGGAATCAGTACACCGGAGGGATCGAGTCCTCCGGAATTCTCAAGCTTCCGGACCTCACGACATTGAACTTGAGCAAGAACAGGTTTTCCGGCAATCTCCCGGTCGAGATCACCACGATGCCAAAGATCAAGATCTTGATTCTCGCCGACAATGGTTTCTCCGGCAGCATTCCGCCTGAGGTCGACGGCATGGCCAGGCTTCAGTTACTGGACCTTTCGTACAACAACCTCACCGGCTCGATCCCTCTGGCGATCGGAAATTTGACATCCCTCCTGTGGCTGACTCTCGCAGGCAACAATCTCACCGGCAACATTCCGCCAGAGATCGGCAACTGCAGCAGCTTGTTGTGGTTGAACCTCGCCAATAACCGGCTCTCCGGCAGGATACCGCCGGAGATATCGGCGATTGGGAGGGATCCAAACCCAACGTTCGAGGCCAATCGCCGTGAGATCCGCCATGTCACCCCCATCTCCGGCGATTGCCTCACCATGAACCGGTGGCTACCGGCGAGCTACCCGCCATTCAACTTCGTCTACACGCTGTTGACGAAATGGACATGCCGGACTACTTGGAATCGGCTCCTGCAGGGTTACGCGGTCTTCCCAATCTGCTCCAACTCCTTATCGCGAGTTCTAACCAGAGGGATATCCGGCTACCTCCAGCTCTCCGGTAACCGATTCTCGGGTGGGATACCGCCGGAGATCGGCCGGATGAGGAATTTCAGTATGATCCAACTTGACGGCAACCGGCTCTCCGGCCGTCTCCCACAGGAGATAGGCCAGCTGCCGCTCGTCATACTCAACGTCTCCAGCAACCGGCTGTCCGGCGAAATCCCGCATGAGATCGGCGGCCTGCGGTGCCTCATGATCCTGGACCTCTCCCAGAACAACTTCTCCGGCGAATTGCCATCGAGCCTGAACGGCCTGTTCGAGCTGAACAAGTTCAACGTGTCCTACAACCCCTGGCTCTCCGGGATGGTGCCGATGACAGGCCAGATCGCCACATTCGACCGCGACAGCTTCCTCGGGGACCCCCTCATCAACTTCAGCTCCTGGTCGAACGGCGGAGCGAGCTTCGgctccccgccgccgccgcccccgccCCTCGCCAGGAACAGCAGCGCCGCGAGCGGGGGCGGGCGATGGAAGTCGGTGCTATTGGGGGTCTTCATCGCGCTCACCTTGGCCTTCGTCGGTACGCTGACGCGTACAGCTGTGAGGTGCTGGCGACGGCGGGAGCTGCTGGCGCgggcggaggaggaggggcgGCGGCGCGGGACACGACGGAGGTGCTGA